In a single window of the Sediminicoccus sp. KRV36 genome:
- a CDS encoding glycosyltransferase, with protein sequence MRLLLDLQGVQGAARHAGLGRYSLELARALVRGRGGREVQILLNMRLAEPAARLAAEFAPILGPEAIRRWTAPEGCAAGKLPQAPLRRLAEHIRAQAIAEAAPDLLHLGSVFEGLRHDVVTTWPAELERPAIAATVHDLIPLTLREMYLDGHWREAGLVPWYARCLDELAACAPLLANSEATRAEVLRHLPLPPDRVVVVGGGVSPGFAAPAPDPAARAALLRRYGLEEGFLLYLGAGDFRKNESLLLRAHAALPEGLRARHRLAIGHVNPPHLRAQAQAAGLAEADLVCLPFIPEADLPGLYAACGLFVFPSLAEGFGLPLLEAMACGAPCIASRVSALPEVIGRADALFDPQDAPALSGLIQRLLEAPELRADLAAYGPRRAREFSWDRVAAQAWAAFDRASPSKANSGRARPRRRTSLAIVSPLPPTPSGIADYTAELAPVLAAHYAVTLVSAEPPEGPLAGRMPWMSEEDFAEAGGRFDRVLYQIGNNPMHARSLTELLPRIPGVVTLHEAAITDLRNWLDRRGDALEARAARMVREEGYTSLFSTRELAGTAGPLAEAHGVVLHSGHARWLLEIEYGAAAVAHTTIIPHLRQPLPLADRAAARAALGLAEDTLLVASFGLLTPQKLPERILGAFALLARQAPSARLVFIGGAVDGMDAMLQAEAQRRGLGEAVLFPGRAPPALYRSWLAAADLAIQLRRGSRGETSGAVKDVLMAGLPLIANRHGAMAELEAAGCRLIAEPADPAELAATLLELGRDAGQRAAMGELARRWADWELNPPRIAAAYARVLEHAYAGGPQAGLAALLAISRDLPLAARDAGPAGAALAASFIGPRQPRLWLDTGLPGLEPGLLTLLREGLGVLRPEPCAQSGSGWVTAHGWAWRHLGLPGLPPAEGPAIMALGDVLVAPPGVARDVAQAAGVRVLDGLHPGFTRGEGPAQRVLVERLLSA encoded by the coding sequence GTGCGGCTGCTGCTGGATCTGCAGGGCGTCCAGGGCGCCGCCCGGCATGCCGGCCTTGGGCGATACAGCCTGGAACTGGCCCGCGCCCTGGTGCGCGGGCGCGGCGGCCGTGAGGTGCAGATCCTGCTCAACATGCGCCTTGCTGAGCCGGCCGCGCGGCTGGCGGCGGAATTCGCGCCGATCCTGGGCCCCGAGGCGATCCGCCGCTGGACCGCGCCCGAGGGCTGCGCCGCGGGCAAGCTGCCCCAGGCGCCGCTGCGCCGCCTGGCCGAGCATATCCGCGCCCAGGCCATCGCCGAGGCCGCGCCCGACCTGCTGCATCTGGGCTCGGTCTTCGAGGGGCTGCGGCATGATGTCGTCACCACCTGGCCGGCCGAGCTGGAGCGCCCGGCCATCGCCGCCACCGTGCATGACCTCATCCCCCTGACCCTGCGGGAGATGTATCTGGACGGGCACTGGCGCGAGGCGGGGCTGGTGCCCTGGTATGCGCGCTGCCTCGATGAACTCGCCGCCTGCGCCCCCCTGCTGGCCAATTCCGAGGCGACCCGGGCGGAGGTGCTGCGCCACCTGCCGCTGCCGCCTGATCGTGTGGTGGTGGTGGGCGGCGGGGTCTCCCCGGGCTTCGCGGCGCCCGCCCCGGATCCGGCGGCGCGCGCCGCGCTGCTGCGCCGCTACGGACTGGAGGAGGGTTTCCTGCTCTATCTCGGCGCCGGGGATTTCCGCAAGAACGAGTCGCTGCTGCTGCGCGCCCATGCGGCGCTGCCCGAGGGGCTGCGGGCGCGGCACCGGCTGGCCATCGGCCATGTGAACCCGCCGCATCTGCGCGCGCAGGCGCAGGCCGCCGGGCTGGCCGAGGCGGATCTGGTCTGCCTGCCCTTCATCCCCGAGGCGGATCTGCCAGGGCTTTATGCCGCCTGCGGGCTGTTCGTCTTCCCCTCCCTCGCCGAGGGGTTCGGCCTGCCGCTGCTGGAGGCGATGGCCTGCGGCGCCCCCTGCATCGCCAGCCGGGTGTCCGCCCTGCCCGAGGTGATCGGCCGCGCCGATGCGCTGTTCGACCCGCAGGACGCACCGGCCCTGAGCGGCCTGATCCAGCGCCTGCTGGAAGCCCCCGAATTGCGCGCCGACCTGGCCGCCTATGGCCCGCGCCGCGCCCGGGAATTCAGCTGGGACCGCGTGGCGGCGCAGGCCTGGGCGGCGTTTGACCGCGCGTCCCCCTCCAAGGCCAATTCCGGCCGGGCCCGCCCCAGGCGCCGCACCAGCCTCGCCATCGTCTCCCCCCTGCCGCCGACGCCCAGCGGCATCGCCGACTACACGGCCGAACTCGCCCCCGTGCTGGCCGCGCATTACGCCGTGACGCTGGTCAGCGCCGAGCCGCCCGAAGGCCCGCTGGCCGGCCGCATGCCCTGGATGAGCGAGGAGGATTTCGCCGAAGCCGGCGGCCGCTTTGACCGCGTGCTCTATCAGATCGGCAACAACCCCATGCATGCGCGCAGCCTGACCGAGCTGCTGCCGCGCATCCCGGGCGTGGTCACGCTGCATGAAGCCGCCATCACCGACCTGCGCAACTGGCTCGACCGGCGCGGCGATGCGCTGGAGGCGCGCGCCGCCCGCATGGTCCGGGAGGAGGGCTACACCAGCCTGTTCAGCACGCGCGAACTGGCCGGCACCGCGGGCCCCCTGGCCGAGGCGCATGGCGTGGTGCTGCATTCGGGGCATGCGCGCTGGCTGCTGGAAATCGAGTATGGCGCCGCGGCCGTGGCGCATACCACCATCATCCCCCATCTGCGGCAGCCGCTGCCGCTGGCCGACCGCGCCGCCGCGCGCGCGGCGCTGGGCCTTGCGGAGGATACGCTGCTCGTCGCCTCCTTCGGGCTGCTGACGCCGCAGAAGCTGCCGGAGCGGATTCTCGGCGCCTTCGCGCTGCTGGCCCGGCAGGCGCCCTCGGCCCGGCTCGTCTTCATCGGCGGCGCCGTGGACGGCATGGACGCCATGCTGCAGGCCGAAGCGCAGCGGCGGGGCCTGGGCGAGGCCGTGCTGTTCCCGGGGCGCGCGCCGCCGGCACTCTATCGCAGCTGGCTCGCCGCCGCCGATCTGGCGATCCAGCTGCGCCGCGGCAGCCGGGGCGAGACCTCGGGCGCGGTCAAGGATGTGCTGATGGCCGGCCTGCCGCTGATCGCCAACCGGCATGGCGCGATGGCGGAGCTGGAGGCGGCCGGCTGCCGGCTGATCGCCGAGCCGGCGGATCCGGCGGAGCTTGCGGCGACCCTGCTCGAATTGGGGCGCGATGCCGGCCAGCGCGCGGCGATGGGCGAATTGGCGCGGCGCTGGGCCGATTGGGAGCTGAACCCCCCGCGCATCGCCGCCGCCTATGCCCGCGTGCTGGAGCATGCCTATGCCGGGGGGCCGCAGGCCGGCCTGGCCGCGCTGCTCGCCATCAGCCGGGACCTGCCGCTCGCCGCGCGCGATGCGGGCCCGGCCGGGGCCGCGCTGGCGGCGAGCTTCATCGGGCCGCGCCAGCCGCGCCTCTGGCTCGATACCGGGCTGCCAGGGCTGGAGCCCGGCCTGCTGACGCTGCTGCGCGAGGGGCTGGGCGTGCTGCGCCCGGAACCCTGCGCGCAAAGCGGCAGCGGATGGGTCACGGCGCATGGCTGGGCCTGGCGGCACCTGGGCCTGCCGGGCCTGCCGCCGGCGGAGGGCCCGGCCATCATGGCGCTGGGCGATGTGCTGGTGGCGCCGCCCGGCGTCGCGCGGGATGTGGCGCAGGCGGCGGGCGTGCGCGTCCTGGACGGGCTGCATCCGGGCTTCACGCGCGGCGAGGGCCCGGCGCAGCGCGTCCTGGTGGAGCGGCTGCTCAGCGCGTAG
- a CDS encoding glycosyltransferase, with protein sequence MNPFALLSRWRAARAAEQGRRAARAAAEAARQAADALRDAGDAARNQRNWPEAAARYQDYLTRRPEDAPIWVQLGHALKEAGDLPGAEQAYRRAQELAPRDHDVALQLGHALKLQGRLEEAAQAYALSDQLAPINHAAEELAALAGIERRPRLPGASPRVLSERERLALERLHEAEQDLARTPQDPAAHRAHAAALLLAGKRQAAIAAAREAFALRPERRNWQAIRRAGGVPAEAGVPGGSRLYDVTDLLAMLRDTGRATGIQRVQLGLCEGILEDAAAREEARFVFLAERFGPLWTLAAEDMAAIIAYCLHEPHDLPRAEALVSGAMDRAEVTHLPSARLFFIMGAFWFWAGVPSALARLRAAGLRIGVLVFDLIPLTHPEHTSEGTVAAFRQGLAEGAELWDFALTISEFTAAELGRRLAAMEAAPIPIRPMPLAHRLGNSAGSSPPDALAFPAAVADLRGQDYVLCVGTIESRKNHMALFQAWQILLREGLEPPPLLLVGRPGWRVADLMAQLESTRFLEGRIRVVHGVSDPELEALYRGCLFTIFPSFTEGWGLPVGESLALGKLCLAAMEGATPEAAAGFAEPIDAFSPRDIAARVRHFLTDRAALAAAEARLRAGFTPRGWPEVTRHFLDEVASCMAAPAPQRPMAEAPRLIPGSRLSFSTAAEHPGMPGQLLTLGAGFEPPEAPGAWLIGPSGTLQLHCETPLRLWFRLQAVPWVQENRAGLAAGDAPLQWAELAPGQEAMLALDLPAGPATIRLVLDGATDPPAPGGTDPPAEGERRPIRVALREILAAATEAEVLAPGRAVIYGAAATRQDWLGTLAEGWSQAADATGVAALAPDAVLRLRVPPEAAGGLRVLLHLQVRPGASSQLRHPGGRVALPEAGGALILPLSLETDAAGEVRIALAMEDRSVPPLRVMALQWAAEGDVAARLAMIEAVMLPDGGEARGVTPARLLALEARLRGAPGDAAAPLPGGEAGRAALRLTASRKG encoded by the coding sequence TTGAACCCATTCGCCCTTTTATCCCGTTGGCGGGCCGCGCGGGCGGCGGAACAGGGGCGAAGGGCTGCCCGCGCCGCGGCGGAGGCCGCGCGCCAGGCCGCCGATGCCCTGCGTGATGCGGGGGATGCCGCGCGCAACCAGCGCAACTGGCCCGAAGCGGCGGCCCGCTATCAGGACTACCTCACGCGGCGGCCAGAGGATGCGCCCATCTGGGTGCAGCTCGGCCATGCGCTGAAGGAGGCGGGCGATCTGCCGGGGGCCGAGCAGGCCTATCGCCGCGCGCAGGAGCTGGCACCGCGTGACCATGACGTGGCGCTGCAACTCGGCCATGCCCTGAAGCTCCAGGGCCGGCTGGAGGAAGCGGCGCAGGCCTATGCGCTTTCGGACCAGCTCGCACCGATCAACCACGCGGCCGAGGAGCTGGCCGCCCTTGCCGGCATCGAGCGCCGACCCCGCCTGCCCGGCGCCTCGCCGCGCGTGCTCTCCGAGCGCGAGCGCCTGGCGCTGGAGCGCCTGCACGAGGCCGAGCAGGACCTCGCCCGCACGCCGCAGGACCCGGCCGCGCATCGCGCCCATGCGGCGGCGCTGCTGCTGGCGGGAAAGCGGCAGGCGGCCATCGCCGCCGCGCGCGAGGCCTTCGCCCTGCGGCCCGAGCGGCGGAACTGGCAGGCGATCCGCCGCGCCGGCGGCGTGCCGGCCGAGGCGGGCGTGCCGGGCGGCAGCCGGCTTTATGACGTGACGGACCTGCTGGCCATGCTGCGCGATACCGGGCGCGCCACCGGCATCCAGCGCGTACAGCTGGGCCTCTGCGAGGGCATCCTGGAGGATGCGGCCGCGCGCGAAGAGGCCCGCTTCGTCTTCCTGGCCGAGCGCTTCGGCCCGCTCTGGACCCTGGCGGCCGAGGATATGGCCGCCATCATCGCCTATTGCCTGCATGAGCCGCATGACCTGCCGCGCGCCGAGGCGCTGGTCAGCGGGGCCATGGACCGCGCGGAGGTGACGCACCTGCCCTCGGCGCGGTTGTTCTTCATCATGGGGGCCTTCTGGTTCTGGGCCGGCGTGCCCAGCGCGCTGGCGCGGCTGCGGGCAGCGGGGCTGCGCATCGGCGTGCTGGTCTTTGACCTCATTCCCCTCACCCATCCCGAGCATACCAGCGAGGGCACCGTCGCCGCCTTCCGCCAGGGCCTGGCCGAGGGCGCCGAGCTGTGGGATTTCGCGCTCACCATCTCGGAATTCACGGCGGCCGAGCTGGGCCGGCGCCTTGCCGCGATGGAGGCTGCCCCCATCCCGATCCGGCCCATGCCGCTGGCCCATCGCCTCGGCAACAGCGCGGGCAGCAGCCCGCCGGATGCGCTGGCCTTCCCGGCCGCCGTCGCCGATCTGCGCGGCCAGGACTACGTGCTGTGCGTCGGCACCATCGAATCCCGCAAGAACCACATGGCGCTGTTCCAGGCCTGGCAGATCCTGCTGCGCGAGGGGCTGGAGCCGCCGCCGCTGCTGCTGGTCGGCCGGCCTGGCTGGCGCGTGGCGGATCTGATGGCGCAGCTGGAATCCACGCGCTTCCTGGAGGGCCGCATCCGCGTGGTGCATGGCGTCTCCGACCCCGAGCTGGAGGCGCTGTATCGCGGCTGCCTCTTCACGATCTTTCCCTCCTTCACCGAAGGCTGGGGGCTGCCGGTGGGCGAATCCCTGGCCCTCGGCAAGCTCTGCCTCGCCGCCATGGAGGGTGCGACGCCCGAGGCCGCCGCCGGCTTCGCCGAGCCGATTGACGCCTTTTCCCCGCGCGACATCGCCGCCCGCGTGCGGCATTTCCTGACCGACCGCGCCGCCCTGGCCGCGGCCGAGGCGCGGCTGCGCGCCGGCTTCACCCCGCGCGGCTGGCCCGAGGTGACGCGGCATTTCCTGGATGAGGTCGCCAGCTGCATGGCCGCCCCGGCCCCGCAGCGCCCCATGGCCGAAGCCCCGCGCCTCATCCCCGGCAGCCGGCTCAGCTTCTCGACCGCCGCCGAGCATCCGGGCATGCCAGGACAGCTGCTCACGCTTGGCGCCGGTTTCGAGCCGCCGGAGGCGCCGGGCGCCTGGCTGATCGGCCCCTCAGGCACGCTGCAGCTGCATTGTGAGACGCCGTTGCGGCTGTGGTTCCGGCTGCAGGCGGTGCCCTGGGTGCAGGAAAATCGCGCCGGCCTCGCCGCCGGCGACGCACCGCTGCAATGGGCGGAGCTGGCGCCGGGGCAGGAGGCGATGCTGGCGCTGGACCTGCCCGCCGGGCCGGCCACCATCCGCCTCGTGCTCGATGGCGCGACCGACCCGCCCGCCCCCGGCGGGACCGACCCGCCGGCCGAGGGCGAGCGGCGGCCCATCCGCGTGGCGCTGCGCGAAATCCTCGCCGCCGCGACCGAGGCCGAGGTCCTGGCACCCGGCCGCGCCGTCATCTATGGCGCCGCCGCCACCCGCCAGGATTGGCTGGGCACCCTGGCCGAGGGCTGGAGCCAGGCGGCGGATGCGACGGGTGTGGCGGCCCTGGCGCCCGATGCGGTGCTGCGCCTGCGGGTGCCGCCGGAAGCGGCGGGCGGCCTGCGCGTGCTGCTGCATCTCCAAGTCCGGCCGGGTGCTTCGAGCCAGCTTCGGCATCCCGGCGGCCGCGTGGCCCTGCCCGAGGCCGGGGGCGCGCTGATCCTGCCGCTCAGCCTGGAGACGGATGCGGCGGGCGAGGTGCGGATCGCCCTCGCCATGGAGGATCGCAGCGTGCCGCCACTGCGCGTCATGGCTCTGCAATGGGCCGCCGAGGGCGATGTCGCGGCCCGGCTGGCCATGATCGAGGCCGTGATGCTGCCCGATGGCGGTGAGGCGCGCGGCGTGACCCCGGCGCGGCTGCTGGCCCTGGAGGCCCGGCTGCGCGGCGCCCCGGGCGATGCCGCCGCCCCCTTGCCGGGCGGTGAGGCCGGGCGGGCCGCGCTGCGTCTCACCGCCTCCCGCAAGGGCTGA